In the Mauremys mutica isolate MM-2020 ecotype Southern chromosome 13, ASM2049712v1, whole genome shotgun sequence genome, one interval contains:
- the RBPJL gene encoding recombining binding protein suppressor of hairless-like protein gives MDPPGQTGALLPPEPLTHLGRLESAEGRLRSRAEGGRRTPPCCWYRSNPDQLDHLRDGVRRYLQLPADQTVLILHAKVAQKSYGSEKRFFCPPPCVYLTGPGWKLKQEQIKARDVGEAGFRVCGYMGLDSMGSSHMETQKLNFEEQPDSKEFSCAKALYISDTEKRKHFRLVLKLFFSNGQEIGTFYSKLIKVISKPSQKKQSLKNTDLCISSGSKVSLFNRLRSQTVSTRYLSVEGGTFIASARQWAAFTLHLADEHCTRGEFPLREGYIRYGAVVQLICTATGVTLPPLIIRKVTKQYAMLDVDEPISQLHKCAFQFQGSDGMYLCLSTEKVIQFQATPCPKEANRELLNDGSCWTIIGTETVEYTFSDSLACIQDPVSPVPLIAMLELTGGGDVAMLEVQGEYFHADLKVWFGDVEAETMYRTPKSLVCVVPDVSAFGSDWRWLRYPITVPLSLIRNDGLIYSSSFTFTYTPEQSFLPALQVLPELTQDSDTLLNSIHQEFTRTNFHLFMQS, from the exons GTGCCCTGCTGCCCCCGGAGCCCCTCACTCACCTCGGCCGGCTGGAGAGCGCGGAGGGGCGGCTGCGGAGCCGAGCGGAAGGCGGGCGGAGGACACCCCCGTGCTGCTGGTACAG ATCCAATCCAGATCAACTTGACCATCTCCGGGATGGAGTGCGTAGatatctgcagctcccagctgaccAGACTGTGCTTATACTGCATGCAAAAGTCGCACAGAAATCATACGGCAGTGAAAAAAG gttTTTCTGCCCCCCACCTTGTGTTTATCTGACTGGACCAGGTTGGAAACTGAAGCAGGAACAGATAAAAG CGAGGGATGTGGGAGAGGCTGGTTTCAGGGTGTGCGGGTACATGGGGCTggacagcatgggcagcagccaCATGGAGACCCAGAAACTCAACTTTGAGGAGCAGCCGGACTCCAAG GAGTTCAGCTGTGCCAAAGCACTCTACATCTCAGACACGGAGAAGAGGAAGCATTTTCGGCTGGTTCTGAAGCTCTTCTTCAGCAATGGGCAGGAGATCGGCACTTTCTACAGCAAGCTGATCAAAGTGATTTCCAAACCCTCACAGAAGAAGCAGTCCCTGAAGAACACAGACT TGTGCATCTCATCTGGGTCCAAGGTTTCCCTCTTTAACCGCCTCCGCTCCCAGACGGTCAGCACCCGTTATCTGTCCGTAGAGGGTGGCACCTTCATCGCTAGCGCAAGGCAATGGGCAGCATTCACATTGCACCTGG CGGATGAGCACTGCACCCGGGGTGAGTTCCCACTGCGGGAAGGGTACATTCGCTACGGCGCCGTAGTCCAGCTCATCTGCACAGCCACCGGCGTTACCCTGCCGCCCCTG ATCATTCGGAAAGTCACCAAGCAGTACGCCATGCTGGATGTGGATGAGCCCATCTCCCAGCTCCACAAGTGCGCTTTCCAGTTCCAGGGCAGCGACGGGATGTACCTGTGTCTCTCGACCGAGAAAGTGATCCAGTTCCAG GCGACTCCGTGCCCAAAGGAAGCGAACCGTGAGCTGCTGAACGATGGCTCCTGCTGGACGATAATTGGAACGGAGACTGTGGAGTACACGTTCAGTGACAGCCTGGCCTGTATTCAGGATCCCGTGAGCCCAGTCCCACTTATAGCCATGCTGGAG CTGACTGGCGGAGGGGACGTGGCGATGCTGGAGGTGCAGGGCGAGTATTTCCATGCAGATCTGAAAGTCTGGTTTGGAGATGTGGAAGCTGAGACTATGTACAG GACCCCCAAGTCCTTAGTGTGTGTTGTCCCTGACGTCTCGGCATTTGGCAGCGACTGGCGATGGCTGAGATACCCCATCACCGTCCCACTCTCGCTCATAAGGAACGATGGGCTGATCTACTCCAGCTCGTTCACATTTACGTACACCCCAGAGCAGAgcttcctccctgccctgcaggtCCTTCCAGAGCTGACACAGGACTCCGATACCTTACTCAACAGCATCCATCAGGAATTCACTAGGACCAATTTTCACCTCTTCATGCAGAGCTAG